In a single window of the Bactrocera dorsalis isolate Fly_Bdor chromosome 2, ASM2337382v1, whole genome shotgun sequence genome:
- the LOC105230960 gene encoding uncharacterized protein LOC105230960 isoform X2: MGVTDKTPGDSASCSKGTLETYREIFRDLEPEVEIDGYEEEQGSGRGDNYTATIYRTHLTGQRQSSADGKKQKWEKNLICKRMPENVQRREAYKSDKLFRNEVLFYTEIMPELLRFQEDKTSKVFGATPKCYYARDDLLIMEDLRVRNFQMPDRQKGLTLEETHLVLKEMAQFHALSLSYKFENPAHFERLREHITEGLFCSSNANWYKNYYERLTKDAIKMVSEILPEDSKYLEAMKKFAGSSTFFSQMVHLVSAESTLSAICHGDCWVNNFLYRYECTGDNTEQKRAVDVCLVDFQLIRYSSIALDIANLLFCCTTKAMRDEHLNGFIKLYTSELFGWLKLLCTNIPEVCDTTEKFAKLFRVELKEYGCFALGLAMDIIPMSTCSSENAPDMYLNMHPDDIEAGAPILNFPPNDLCREKMSDIVIDMVDRGML, translated from the exons ATGGGAGTAACTGATAAGACTCCGGGAGATAGTGCATCTTGTTCTAAAGGAACATTAGAAACATATCGGGAAATTTTTCGCGACTTAGAGCCGGAAGTAGAAATCGATGGATATGAG GAGGAGCAGGGTTCTGGGCGCGGTGACAATTATACGGCGACAATATATCGCACACATCTAACTGGTCAACGACAAAGCTCAGCGGAtggtaaaaaacaaaaatgggaaaagaatttaatttgtaaGAGAATGCCGGAAAATGTACAACGCCGAGAAGCTTATAAAAGCGATAAACTCTTTAG AAATGAGGTGTTATTTTATACGGAAATAATGCCAGAACTGTTGAGATTTCAAGAGGACAAAACATCCAAAGTTTTTGGAGCCACTCCTAAATGTTACTATGCGCGTGATGATCTTCTCATAATGG AGGACTTGCGCGTGCGCAACTTCCAAATGCCGGATCGGCAAAAGGGTTTAACTTTAGAAGAGACACACTTGGTGCTGAAAGAGATGGCTCAATTTCATGCCCTCAGTTTGtcttataaatttgaaaacccTGCTCATTTCGAACGATTGCGCGAGCATATTACCGAAGGACTGTTTTGTTCCTCAAATGCGAATTggtacaaaaattattatgaaaggCTTACAAAGGATGCCattaaaatg GTTTCTGAAATCCTTCCGGAAGATTCTAAATATTTGGaagcaatgaaaaaatttgcGGGGTCTTCAACGTTCTTTTCCCAAATGGTTCATTTAGTCAGTGCGGAATCGACACTTTCTGCTATTTGTCATGGTGACTGTTGGGTCAACAATTTCCTCTATCGCTATGAATGTACCGGGGATAATACAGAACAAAAACGAGCCGTAGAT GTTTGCCTTGTAGATTTTCAACTGATTCGCTACAGTTCTATTGCATTGGATATagccaatttattattttgttgtacCACCAAAGCAATGCGCGATGAACATTTAAACGGGTTTATTAAACTATATACATCAGAACTTTTTGGTTGGCTCAAATTATTATGCACAAACATACCAGAAGTATGTGATACCACagagaaatttgcaaaatt ATTCCGGGTTGAATTGAAAGAATATGGATGTTTTGCACTTGGACTTGCAATGGATATTATACCCATGTCAACATGTTCGTCTGAAAATGCACCAGACATGTACTTAAATatgcaccctgatgacatagaGGCCGGTGCACCAATCTTGAATTTTCCTCCAAACGATTTGTGTCGCGAAAAAATGTCTGATATCGTCATTGATATGGTCGATAGGGGCATGCTTTAA
- the LOC105230960 gene encoding uncharacterized protein LOC105230960 isoform X1, producing MREIRESIENVKWRIVIVTHRKTFCIAFDPIRERVLNIMGVTDKTPGDSASCSKGTLETYREIFRDLEPEVEIDGYEEEQGSGRGDNYTATIYRTHLTGQRQSSADGKKQKWEKNLICKRMPENVQRREAYKSDKLFRNEVLFYTEIMPELLRFQEDKTSKVFGATPKCYYARDDLLIMEDLRVRNFQMPDRQKGLTLEETHLVLKEMAQFHALSLSYKFENPAHFERLREHITEGLFCSSNANWYKNYYERLTKDAIKMVSEILPEDSKYLEAMKKFAGSSTFFSQMVHLVSAESTLSAICHGDCWVNNFLYRYECTGDNTEQKRAVDVCLVDFQLIRYSSIALDIANLLFCCTTKAMRDEHLNGFIKLYTSELFGWLKLLCTNIPEVCDTTEKFAKLFRVELKEYGCFALGLAMDIIPMSTCSSENAPDMYLNMHPDDIEAGAPILNFPPNDLCREKMSDIVIDMVDRGML from the exons ATGCGAGAAATTCGCGAAAGCATTGAGAACGTCAAGTGGAGAATTGTAATTGTAACGCATCGAAAAACT TTTTGTATAGCATTTGATCCTATTCGGGAAAGAGTTCTAAATATTATGGGAGTAACTGATAAGACTCCGGGAGATAGTGCATCTTGTTCTAAAGGAACATTAGAAACATATCGGGAAATTTTTCGCGACTTAGAGCCGGAAGTAGAAATCGATGGATATGAG GAGGAGCAGGGTTCTGGGCGCGGTGACAATTATACGGCGACAATATATCGCACACATCTAACTGGTCAACGACAAAGCTCAGCGGAtggtaaaaaacaaaaatgggaaaagaatttaatttgtaaGAGAATGCCGGAAAATGTACAACGCCGAGAAGCTTATAAAAGCGATAAACTCTTTAG AAATGAGGTGTTATTTTATACGGAAATAATGCCAGAACTGTTGAGATTTCAAGAGGACAAAACATCCAAAGTTTTTGGAGCCACTCCTAAATGTTACTATGCGCGTGATGATCTTCTCATAATGG AGGACTTGCGCGTGCGCAACTTCCAAATGCCGGATCGGCAAAAGGGTTTAACTTTAGAAGAGACACACTTGGTGCTGAAAGAGATGGCTCAATTTCATGCCCTCAGTTTGtcttataaatttgaaaacccTGCTCATTTCGAACGATTGCGCGAGCATATTACCGAAGGACTGTTTTGTTCCTCAAATGCGAATTggtacaaaaattattatgaaaggCTTACAAAGGATGCCattaaaatg GTTTCTGAAATCCTTCCGGAAGATTCTAAATATTTGGaagcaatgaaaaaatttgcGGGGTCTTCAACGTTCTTTTCCCAAATGGTTCATTTAGTCAGTGCGGAATCGACACTTTCTGCTATTTGTCATGGTGACTGTTGGGTCAACAATTTCCTCTATCGCTATGAATGTACCGGGGATAATACAGAACAAAAACGAGCCGTAGAT GTTTGCCTTGTAGATTTTCAACTGATTCGCTACAGTTCTATTGCATTGGATATagccaatttattattttgttgtacCACCAAAGCAATGCGCGATGAACATTTAAACGGGTTTATTAAACTATATACATCAGAACTTTTTGGTTGGCTCAAATTATTATGCACAAACATACCAGAAGTATGTGATACCACagagaaatttgcaaaatt ATTCCGGGTTGAATTGAAAGAATATGGATGTTTTGCACTTGGACTTGCAATGGATATTATACCCATGTCAACATGTTCGTCTGAAAATGCACCAGACATGTACTTAAATatgcaccctgatgacatagaGGCCGGTGCACCAATCTTGAATTTTCCTCCAAACGATTTGTGTCGCGAAAAAATGTCTGATATCGTCATTGATATGGTCGATAGGGGCATGCTTTAA
- the LOC105230961 gene encoding hexosaminidase D isoform X2 produces MQSNCLILLWRRKLSGILIVSSLVLFALWTWVFFIYNSRDVQIDGEINHLIQTDNPQKHVYFLQKLISQANRILRYQQKQQNTSSSVNHKLLQARRPTGGIPVPAAAHTGKNSGIVRFVKPTKSPPSIGLLETTDQPLLFGSRHKKIALFGANYLFEDERLKILENQQRVRNAGMAEIQNSMDYERLLTSAERQTQYEHELLRLGVPTIAGIGPSGPRPPNERLVHLDLKGAPPKLSFLKRLLPLLKTLGATGLLIEYEDMFPYTGILQALPAKNAYKVEELKDFLTSVVLHGLSIMPLVQTFGHIEFALKLQEFENLREIPEIPQSLCPSQDDSIIFIQNMLTQIIEFHLSIADAVMNSNSTSAGGASLHSTAFTHIHIGCDEVLRMGECIRCRQHSRHEIFLTHVTTISNFVRTRWPQLQVVIWDDMLRDMMLSEMQHAHIGSYVEPMVWVYANDIYRFIQPQLWDMYAKVFPTIWTASAFKGAFGESLMIPPLQRHLENNMRWLAVIAKESGRFSKGIRGLALTGWQRYDHFAVLCELFPVGIPSLITSLSTVSKGYFVTNPKENDILRVLECAFHPDSRRSGHPWIELHPNSHHSQLFSACSYPGSMVYKFALRLFEKLSELQNYLLHTQDRSAWMSEYNVRHNFSSHSRVYDVTHNTPLYINELSAMAREAYEVMFDVFDEYTVVEFVEQNIYPMIASLQRQLLEGQRLLQRRVWPQRPLPFSAELAQLNLIPANLMNADKICSNDISCDNASLQ; encoded by the exons ATGCAATCCAATTGCCTTATTTTGCTCTGGCGTCGTAAACTCAGTGGCATTCTAATCGTTTCCAGTCTAGTGCTGTTTGCCCTTTGGACTTgggtatttttcatttataacaGCAGAGATGTTCAAATAGATGGTGAAATTAAT CATCTTATACAAACCGATAATCCACAAAAGCACGTATATTTTCTGCAAAAATTAATCTCGCAAGCAAATCGTATTCTACGCTATCAACAAAAGCAGCAGAACACTTCGTCTAGTGTCAATCACAAGTTGCTGCAAGCACGCCGCCCAACCGGTGGCATACCTGTGCCAGCAGCAGCGCATACCGGCAAAAACTCCGGCATAGTTCGCTTCGTCAAACCAACTAAAAGTCCGCCTTCAATTGGCCTGCTCGAGACCACAGACCAACCACTTTTATTCGGATCGCGTCACAAAAAAATTGCCTTGTTTGGTGCCAACTATCTTTTCGAAGACGAACGTCTTAAAATACTTGAGAACCAGCAACGTGTGCGTAACGCCGGTATGGCGGAGATCCAGAACAGCATGGACTATGAACGCCTGCTTACATCAGCTGAGCGACAGACACAATATGAGCATGAATTGTTACGATTGGGCGTGCCAACTATCGCGGGCATCGGACCGAGTGGACCTCGCCCACCTAATGAGCGCCTCGTGCATCTAGATTTGAAGGGTGCGCCGCCAAAG CTTTCTTTTTTAAAACGACTGTTGCCGTTGCTGAAAACATTAGGTGCTACTGGACTGCTAATTGAGTACGAAGATATGTTTCCGTACACTGGAATTTTACAAGCACTACCAGCTAAAAATGCTTATAAGGTGGAAGAATTGAAG gaCTTTCTGACAAGCGTTGTACTGCATGGCTTATCTATTATGCCTCTGGTACAAACATTTGGACACATTGAGTTCGCCTTGAAACTGCAAGAATTCGAAAACTTGCGTGAAATACCCGAAATCCCGCAATCTTTATGCCCAAGTCAAGATGATTCTATCATATTTATACAGAATATGTTGACTCAAATTATAGAGTTTCATCTAAGTATAGCCGATGCGGTCATGAACAGTAACAGTACATCAGCTGGTGGAGCATCACTACACTCCACCGCGTTTACACATATCCATATTGGCTGTGATGAGGTGTTGCGTATGGGCGAGTGTATTCGATGTCGACAACATAGCCGCCACGAAATTTTTCTTACCCACGTCACCACTATTTCCAATTTCGTAAGAACACGTTGGCCTCAACTTCAGGTGGTTATCTGGGATGATATGCTACGCGACATGATGCTAAGCGAAATGCAGCATGCTCACATTGGTAGCTACGTCGAGCCGATGGTTTGGGTATATGCCAATGATATTTACAGATTCATTCAGCCTCAATTATGGGACATGTACGCAAAAGTGTTTCCGACTATTTGGACGGCATCTGCTTTTAAAGGCGCATTTGGTGAGAGTTTAATGATACCACCACTGCAACgtcatttagaaaataatatgagaTGGTTAGCTGTCATAGCGAAAGAGAGTGGACG TTTCTCCAAAGGCATACGCGGTCTAGCATTAACAGGATGGCAGCGTTACGACCACTTTGCAGTGTTGTGCGAATTGTTTCCAGTCGGTATACCCAGCTTAATCACCTCGCTGTCTACTGTATCGAAAGGTTATTTCGTTACAAATCCGAAGGAGAACGATATATTGCGCGTACTGGAGTGTGCGTTCCATCCGGATAGTCG GCGGTCTGGACATCCGTGGATAGAGCTCCACCCGAACTCACACCATAGTCAGCTATTCTCCGCGTGTTCATATCCTGGCAGCATGGTCTATAAGTTTGCGTTGCGTCTATTTGAAAAGTTATCGGAGTTGCAGAATTATTTGTTGCATACACAGGACCGTAGTGCCTGGATGTCCGAATATAACGTGCGTCATAATTTCTCCTCGCACTCACGTGTATACGATGTGACTCACAATACTCCGCTCTACATTAATGAGTTAAGTGCCATGGCTAGAGAAGCATACGAGGTTATGTTTGATGTGTTTGATGAG TACACCGTCGTCGAATTTGTTGAGCAAAATATTTATCCAATGATTGCCAGCTTGCAACGACAGTTGTTGGAAGGACAGAGATTGTTACAGCGACGCGTATGGCCACAACGTCCCCTTCCTTTTAGCGCTGAACTGGCTCAACTAAATTTGATTCCTGCTAATTTAATGAATGCAGACAAGATTTGCTCTAATGATATCAGCTGCGATAATGCGTCACTGCAATAG
- the LOC105230961 gene encoding hexosaminidase D isoform X1: MQSNCLILLWRRKLSGILIVSSLVLFALWTWVFFIYNSRDVQIDGEINHLIQTDNPQKHVYFLQKLISQANRILRYQQKQQNTSSSVNHKLLQARRPTGGIPVPAAAHTGKNSGIVRFVKPTKSPPSIGLLETTDQPLLFGSRHKKIALFGANYLFEDERLKILENQQRVRNAGMAEIQNSMDYERLLTSAERQTQYEHELLRLGVPTIAGIGPSGPRPPNERLVHLDLKGAPPKLSFLKRLLPLLKTLGATGLLIEYEDMFPYTGILQALPAKNAYKVEELKDFLTSVVLHGLSIMPLVQTFGHIEFALKLQEFENLREIPEIPQSLCPSQDDSIIFIQNMLTQIIEFHLSIADAVMNSNSTSAGGASLHSTAFTHIHIGCDEVLRMGECIRCRQHSRHEIFLTHVTTISNFVRTRWPQLQVVIWDDMLRDMMLSEMQHAHIGSYVEPMVWVYANDIYRFIQPQLWDMYAKVFPTIWTASAFKGAFGESLMIPPLQRHLENNMRWLAVIAKESGRFSKGIRGLALTGWQRYDHFAVLCELFPVGIPSLITSLSTVSKGYFVTNPKENDILRVLECAFHPDSRLRLNFRRSGHPWIELHPNSHHSQLFSACSYPGSMVYKFALRLFEKLSELQNYLLHTQDRSAWMSEYNVRHNFSSHSRVYDVTHNTPLYINELSAMAREAYEVMFDVFDEYTVVEFVEQNIYPMIASLQRQLLEGQRLLQRRVWPQRPLPFSAELAQLNLIPANLMNADKICSNDISCDNASLQ; the protein is encoded by the exons ATGCAATCCAATTGCCTTATTTTGCTCTGGCGTCGTAAACTCAGTGGCATTCTAATCGTTTCCAGTCTAGTGCTGTTTGCCCTTTGGACTTgggtatttttcatttataacaGCAGAGATGTTCAAATAGATGGTGAAATTAAT CATCTTATACAAACCGATAATCCACAAAAGCACGTATATTTTCTGCAAAAATTAATCTCGCAAGCAAATCGTATTCTACGCTATCAACAAAAGCAGCAGAACACTTCGTCTAGTGTCAATCACAAGTTGCTGCAAGCACGCCGCCCAACCGGTGGCATACCTGTGCCAGCAGCAGCGCATACCGGCAAAAACTCCGGCATAGTTCGCTTCGTCAAACCAACTAAAAGTCCGCCTTCAATTGGCCTGCTCGAGACCACAGACCAACCACTTTTATTCGGATCGCGTCACAAAAAAATTGCCTTGTTTGGTGCCAACTATCTTTTCGAAGACGAACGTCTTAAAATACTTGAGAACCAGCAACGTGTGCGTAACGCCGGTATGGCGGAGATCCAGAACAGCATGGACTATGAACGCCTGCTTACATCAGCTGAGCGACAGACACAATATGAGCATGAATTGTTACGATTGGGCGTGCCAACTATCGCGGGCATCGGACCGAGTGGACCTCGCCCACCTAATGAGCGCCTCGTGCATCTAGATTTGAAGGGTGCGCCGCCAAAG CTTTCTTTTTTAAAACGACTGTTGCCGTTGCTGAAAACATTAGGTGCTACTGGACTGCTAATTGAGTACGAAGATATGTTTCCGTACACTGGAATTTTACAAGCACTACCAGCTAAAAATGCTTATAAGGTGGAAGAATTGAAG gaCTTTCTGACAAGCGTTGTACTGCATGGCTTATCTATTATGCCTCTGGTACAAACATTTGGACACATTGAGTTCGCCTTGAAACTGCAAGAATTCGAAAACTTGCGTGAAATACCCGAAATCCCGCAATCTTTATGCCCAAGTCAAGATGATTCTATCATATTTATACAGAATATGTTGACTCAAATTATAGAGTTTCATCTAAGTATAGCCGATGCGGTCATGAACAGTAACAGTACATCAGCTGGTGGAGCATCACTACACTCCACCGCGTTTACACATATCCATATTGGCTGTGATGAGGTGTTGCGTATGGGCGAGTGTATTCGATGTCGACAACATAGCCGCCACGAAATTTTTCTTACCCACGTCACCACTATTTCCAATTTCGTAAGAACACGTTGGCCTCAACTTCAGGTGGTTATCTGGGATGATATGCTACGCGACATGATGCTAAGCGAAATGCAGCATGCTCACATTGGTAGCTACGTCGAGCCGATGGTTTGGGTATATGCCAATGATATTTACAGATTCATTCAGCCTCAATTATGGGACATGTACGCAAAAGTGTTTCCGACTATTTGGACGGCATCTGCTTTTAAAGGCGCATTTGGTGAGAGTTTAATGATACCACCACTGCAACgtcatttagaaaataatatgagaTGGTTAGCTGTCATAGCGAAAGAGAGTGGACG TTTCTCCAAAGGCATACGCGGTCTAGCATTAACAGGATGGCAGCGTTACGACCACTTTGCAGTGTTGTGCGAATTGTTTCCAGTCGGTATACCCAGCTTAATCACCTCGCTGTCTACTGTATCGAAAGGTTATTTCGTTACAAATCCGAAGGAGAACGATATATTGCGCGTACTGGAGTGTGCGTTCCATCCGGATAGTCG TTTACGTTTAAATTTTAGGCGGTCTGGACATCCGTGGATAGAGCTCCACCCGAACTCACACCATAGTCAGCTATTCTCCGCGTGTTCATATCCTGGCAGCATGGTCTATAAGTTTGCGTTGCGTCTATTTGAAAAGTTATCGGAGTTGCAGAATTATTTGTTGCATACACAGGACCGTAGTGCCTGGATGTCCGAATATAACGTGCGTCATAATTTCTCCTCGCACTCACGTGTATACGATGTGACTCACAATACTCCGCTCTACATTAATGAGTTAAGTGCCATGGCTAGAGAAGCATACGAGGTTATGTTTGATGTGTTTGATGAG TACACCGTCGTCGAATTTGTTGAGCAAAATATTTATCCAATGATTGCCAGCTTGCAACGACAGTTGTTGGAAGGACAGAGATTGTTACAGCGACGCGTATGGCCACAACGTCCCCTTCCTTTTAGCGCTGAACTGGCTCAACTAAATTTGATTCCTGCTAATTTAATGAATGCAGACAAGATTTGCTCTAATGATATCAGCTGCGATAATGCGTCACTGCAATAG